aatcatgatagatatttattttttggcaatatgtCAAATTTTACATGGCAAATAAGAAATTGTATCATTGTTAACTAAgctccccattacaaaaacacctctcaaggaggTGTTTTGATtgcagatcacatgacctgctccacatgatgtcatttcctcctggagaacagactggccagactccaaggctttctgaattatttaatataaagtagtgtgtgagtcaagtgtcaacaggtttactacaatatttttagggggaaaaaaatctattttactcacttgtatttataatatttagaagaatctttctgtaaaaatgccatgtggtgtttggttgtaggcggccatgttgatttcaggcctgaaaacaacaaaaaggtcaactatgatacaaaaagtcccactaTTATATATTGATCCAGCTGATTCTGAATTCCATTTAGCTGCTTCAGTTGAAGGATCCTGGTGCATGTTGATGCGCTGCCACAATGTCAGGATAACTGGGACTATTAAACAGAGCATAGCCAGTGATAATGTTTTTAGTATCTGTTGTTTTCaatttctgctgtgaaaaattCTGAGGATTTTTACTCCCTCGTGGAGCCTCGGGCAAGATTTGGCTTCTGGAGTCTCACTCCACATCCCTTTGTTACTTACTTATCACAAACATACACTAGCTGTCTTTACGTTGTTGAGACATAGCAAATAAACTGCCAACTGTGAGCTTTCTGTCCTATCTCAGTCTACGTGAAGCCAGTGTACTTCGATTATAACTGCTTTCTCTGgcactaaaatatttttttgtgaggTTTTTGCCCAGACTTTTACACACTACCACTGCTCACAGAGGGCAATTAAAAGAGTGTGCCAATcccttaaaaataagaataagatGATTTCTAGCTGAAATGAGGTTTTGGGGCtatatagtttattttttattagttttaaacATGCACTGCATTTATGAATAGTTGTTACAAATATAATGGTTACAGTTAATTCAGATGATACATCCCTTAGACCCCAATCCCTTTTTAGTTGAGAAGCTGGgagtttaaattaaaaaaagaaaagaaaagaagaccaacaacaacactgaaaagTCATGTGGGTGCACTGAGTAGAGCAGGGAACCTTTGGCCTAATTTTTCTGTGCCGTGGGCCAGTCCTGGATGGCATCCTGGATCTTTTGTTAAACTGTAATGAAATAactgaatggaaacaaagctcTAGAGTTAGACCTTCACAGTGACACTATTAGAAGTTCACTGTGCtacattttgtattattatAGCAGGTTGAGTCCAAACACCGTGTCCACAGTTTGACCCCCTGGCTGGTTACAGTATTTCATACCCAATAAATCATTTACAGCATCTGCATAATGCATTTTATGTATTCACATTTTAGGAGTTCCTGCacagttcacacacaaattcatACACTACATATTGTGTGTGCCTGTCAAAGAGTCATCTCTATGGCAACGTTGTCATAGCAAAGCTGACAAATCTAAACAATCTGTGTTTGGGTTCAGTCCACATGCTGAGTTCCACGGATAAAGTCTGACACGGACACTCACCTCAAGATCGGAGCTTTAATATGGTAAAATCATttggtttttttattttatgtcagCAACTGAACTAAACTGAGAGCAGCCAGAGTTGGAATGTCGCCTGGTGATTACAGTTTACTTTGGGTGTAAGATACATATGTTTAGTGACTGTGTAGCAACAGTTTAACTTTACTGACAATACACAGTGATACACAAGGCCTCTACTGTAGCATGTAGtactaaaaatacattttagaagATAACCACTGTGAAACTGTAACTCATTAACATGACATGCACATGTTTTcacaaactgaacatttttcaccaaagtctgttcattttaaatgaaactttctAGTAATGTGCCTTCAGCTGTATGTGATCTACTATTTTTAAGATATCTAATACTATGGTTGTCTGGCAATGCTGTTGTTCAGGGTGATATTACATTCCTTTGACTAAGGACAGTGGTGGGATGTAACACATTTCCTGAAGTACATGTGCTTAGGTACAAGTTTTAGGTATTTGTtactttacttgagtatttacattttttttttattttatcctcCTGCATCACTACATTTCAGAATAAATCtacattttacatttgtcttacagctttagttactcctaatgttacattttttccaTACTTTTCCTGCCGAGTAAAAACCAAAGTTGACTTTTTAGAGATGCCCGCTTTTTACAGGGCAGATACaaacatacagtgggtacggaaagtattcagaccccttgaaatgtttcactctctgtgtcattgcagccatttgccaaaatcaaaaaagttcattttatttctcattaatgtacactcagcaccccatcttgacagaaaaaaacagaaatgtagaaatttttgcaaatttattaaaaaagaaaaactgaaatatcgcatggtcagaagtattcagaccctgtgttcagtattgagtagaagcacccttttcagcgagtacagccatgagtcttcttggaaatgacgcaacaagtttttcacacctggatttggggatcctctgccattcttccttgcagatcctctccagttctgtcaggttggatggtgaacgttggtggacagccattttgaggtctctccagagatgctcaattgggtttaggtcagggctctggctgggccagtcaagaacggtcaaagagttgttctgaagccactcctttgttattttagctgtgtgcttagggtcactgtcctgttgaaaggtgaaccttcagcccagtctgaggtcctgagcactctggaagaggttttcctccaggatatctctgtacttggccgcattcatccttccttcaattgcaaccagtcgtcctgtccctgcagctgaaaaacacccccacaacatgatgctcccaccaccatgtttcactgtagggattgtgttgggcaggtgatgagcagtgcctgctttcctccacacataccgcttagaattaacaccaaaaagttcaatcttggtctcatcagaccagagaatcttatttctcatagtctgggagtccttcatgtgttttttcaaactctatgctttcatgtgtcttgcactgaggagaggcttccgtcaggccactctgccataaagccccgactggtggagggctgcagtgatagttgactttgtggaactttctcctatctcccgactgcatctctggagctcagccacagtgatctttgggctcttctttacctctctcaccaaggctcttctcccaccattgctcagtttggctggacggccaggtctaggaagagttgtggtcatcccaaacttcttccatttgaggattatggaggccactgtgctctgaggaaccttgagtgctgcagaaattcttttgtaaccttggccagatctgtgccttgccacaattctgtctctgagctccttgggcagttccttccacctcatgattctcatttgctctgacatgcactgtgagctgtaaggtcttatatagacaggtgtgtgcctttcctaatcaagtccaatcagtttaattaaacacagctggactccaataaagaagcagaaccatctcgaggaggatcagaagaaatggacagcatgtgagttaaatatgaatgtcgccgcaaagggtctgaatacttatgaccatgtgatatttcagttattcttttttaataaatttgcaaaaaattctacatttctgtttttttctgtcaagatggggtgctgagtgtacattaatgagaaataaaatgaacctttttgattttggcaaatggctgcaatgacacagagagtgaaaaatttcaaggggtctgaatactttccgtacccactgtacaaCAATCTTAAAGAATGTGCAGTGACAAGAAGAGAAATCCTATTCTATCTCAAAGAATATAATGCATTGCTGTGGATTTAAAAACCACaagaacatacagtataagacagaaaacctttaaaatctACTGCAGAGCTGGACTGTTCCTTTAAACACATAGCTGGGTTGATTATGTTGGATCATAATTCTGGGTTATTTGAGGTAACGTAAACACATTTTTGGGTTTCCTTGTTGGTTCAATGTGGTTGTTAGGAGTTCATTCACAGCTGAACAGATGTTTGGGTTTCTCTGACCCAGTTACTGGCTCATTCATTTCCCAGCTCATCCTTCATTGAACCTTGTAGATCCTCCTCTTTTGGGCAGAGGTCTGGACAACTCACAGTGTGTGGATTTTATGGAGGTTAATACaaagatatatattttatatatccTGTATTTAGGATAAGCTTTGGCAACAGTGCAATCTTTCATTAACtttactgaaaaataaaacgtTTGATCACGGTGGTGATGGGAGGGTTGATGATTTTCCCTCTGTGACAACCAATCTTTTTagattttagtcttttttttaaagaaaaaaagatatatgGCCACCTGAACCCTTTGACCAACAGGATTAAGTTTTGTCTTAACATTATGCTAGTTAGCTACATTAGTTAGCTACTGTTACACGCTGGTACATGCAGGTGATTTAATTAATcttttaaagaacaaaacaaacaaaaaatcagttTAGCACAGCAAAACCCAGCAGCAAACAGAAGTGAGATAAAGCAACTGTAAGATGTGAATGTGAACTGTGCTTAGTGAAACATACTGTTCTGTAATGTTACGTTACAGTAGTATAATCATATCCAGCCTCAGAATAACTTATTAGAAGTAGtagaattaaatgtaaaaacaggaagGCAATGAGACACCAAGTAATAACTCTTCAATATAGTTATTTTCCCTCACTAAGTTGGGTCAAATGAGCAACTCAGCCGTCTGGGTTAAATGCTTAAACCAAAGACTTGAGTCAAAAAGTAGACAGTGACCCAGAGGTGGGGTGAAGGTTGGGTTGTTATTTAACAAGAATAGTGTAAAAGGCAACATACACTTTAAAGCAGCTGTAATATTAAACTGAAGCATCATATATAATGACTAAACACCGACAGGGACCATTTTACTTTAACTTTTGACTTGGGTAATGGCACGTTGTTTTCCTCATTGGTAGCTTCATATGCCCCATTTCCACTTCCCTGGACTATTTTCAGCTTTGAGAGGTCATGTAGTTCTTTGAAATCTGAGATTACAGTGTcgaatttcttaaaataaatgttcctTATTTCACTGAATGCTTTACATTATAGAAGGAAATGTATGACTGTGTCAGcctttctctgtttcttttgttgAAAAGCGTTCCAGGTCAGTATCACTGCAAACAAGTAACAGACCAGCTGGCCAACTGCAGGTTACGGTGCCAGTGTCAGATTCTGACTTACCAAGTGGTGGAAAAACAGGTTTTCTATGACAAATTGTGAAAAAATCCAATATGGTAGACTGCTTTCTCcagaagcacttttttttttaaatgagtgtgAGTGAGTCATCTGAAGGTCAGTAAATAGGCAATAGTCACCTTCTTCCCAGTCTATTCATCAAACATCAGTAAATCACTGTTTGACAAACCCTAACCACAAACATTTCTTAGGGTTCTGTGCTGACTTGCTAATTAGCTAGCTagcaaaatgtgggaaaaaaacaaacaagatgctAAGAAAGTCAGTGTTACTGACTAGGCTGAGGCGCTATCCCATAGTTATCCTCCTGGTATTATTGCCAAGTGAGAATTATAAATATTTCAAGCATGAGCCAGACCTGTTTATATTTCTAATAGGAGTTAATTACTTAGAAGATAGAAACATCATTAAATATCAAATGTGCCATGATGGTTTTATAGgcgattttttttaaccagacaCTTGAGTTACtttgcaaagcagcagtcaTAAGAGAATCTATCTGGACTTTAAAGTATGTGCTAGTGACCGATCAACAGTTGGTCAGCACAATCAGGAACAATACAGGCAGCTACAGGCACATAGGATAAGCAGTGACAGCCATAATTCTTGTAATCACCTGCCAAGGATTTTTTGAATGCACCTGACCTTTTCCAAACAGCTTCCATGGACGATTTCAAAGGTGGTTTCAGAGTAACAAACCCTCTGGTGCATGgcgttaatgttttttttttctgtcacagccTACCTAAAGATGAGTGCTTATGTAACCTTTTCGAATTTGTGCGTCTCTTATTACTTAAAGGTCATGTATGTCTTTTTCTTAAGGTAACAACAAGTCAGGAACCTTGGGTTGGGACCTGGAGGCCCCACAAGCCCAGAGGACCTATAGCTGCACTCTACAGTAGCCCTGGGCCAAAGTATGCACTGCCGGGACTCACAGGTATAGCTAAAATTGGTCATTTTTCAGCACCAGCACCATAACAATTATTTCTATAGTGCTAAATACTGTGGTTTGTTCCTTGATAAAGGCAGTGCTACACACGACCCTACTCATTACAAAGCACCGATGTTCAGCTTTGGGATACGTCCAAAGGGGTCCGCTACTAACTGCTCCCCTGGACCAAGTTATCTAATCCCTTCCAACATCACCAGGCAGGGCACAGAGGGAACTCCTGCGTTTTCACTCCGCAGCCGCCCAAAGGAACCAGAATTGTCCAAAGCTCCTGGACCAGGTCAGCAAAACCtcaaacatgaaaatgaaatactgctgATCTAAGACACAGTTTACcttctgtttgctgttttaggACACTACTCCCCAGAGCGTTCAGGGAAGTCGATCTTTTCCTCGGCTCCAGCTTATTCTCTATCTGGGAGAAGCAAAGAATTCTacaataaacaaacaccagGTAACAAACCCATTCTCTGTCAGCTTTATACATGCTGTGAATTACAAAatttcactgcacacattatGTAAATTTTATCTTTATCCTATTGCAGGTCCAGCCACCTACAATCTGCCCCCAATACTGGGGCACAAATCTGGGACCACATCTTCAGCTCCTTCCTACTCACTCTATGGCCGCAGCAAAACTGGAAGCTTCCATGAAGACCTGAAGAAGGTGCATAGAAATAATCACTAAAAACATTCAGCAGCCACACGTCCTGATTCATTGTTGCTCTCGATTTATTTTCCCTCTCTAGACTCCTGGACCTGCTTCCTACAAAGTCGTGGACCCCTCTATTTACAGCCAGAAACCTCCCGGGTACAGCATGACAGGCCGCAACTTTGTTCCTGGTGAAGGCTCAAAGAAACCAGGACCTGGAGCACACTATCCTGAGAAAGTAAGAAATCTCAGTATGTCTTATTTGATTACAGAGGTCTCAGATACTAGCATTAACTAACATTGTTTTCTTCCTAGGTAACTATCACAAGAACAAAAGCTCCAAGCTTCTCCTTTGGAGTGCATCATTCGCAATACATCACTCCCCTTATTGTAAATGTAGATAACTGATGTCTTGTGGGGTTTCTTCTTTCAAGTGGAAATTCCCACAGCACttctgaaaaagcaaaaaatttaTATCTCACAAGATTAATGAGGTCTTTTGTTATTGCCACAATTACAGTATATGCCAGATTGTAATGGCACTTGATTCTTTGTAGTATTTCAAGTAAATTACACTTTttccccccaataaaacaaatcagTAATGAGCATTGGACATTTAtgttaaaatctaaatttttcagACCAGCTTTATTTCCAGTCTGGCTGTTTGTTGTgggttttaaaaatagaatattaaatATGGGAATGAGGTATTTCACATGATCAATGGATAATCAGAAGCCAAAAGCTTGTGGAGCTGGCAAATATACCACACTGACACACCTTAGCTGCATTGAACACACAATGTCCCGACACTGAGCCGAGATGGAACCATTCTACTCATCGTTTCCTGATTATTTTCAAGTAAAGATTCAATACCAGCACCAGAGGACGAGCCCCTCAAAACATCTCAAAAGTTTTGTAAGATTGCATTGCAGCCTCTTAATGGagtgaaaaagtaaaagcaattaaagctgcaagcagcgttggatgGGTTCtcacatccttgctggtcggcgagtCCATGCATGTCCACTAGGTGGCGTTTAGACCGAGAGTGCATGTCCAACATGTGAACGTGATGGGGGTGggctctgatcacacatgtaaaatttcaggcagattggagcatgtacaggctagtccaggggtcggcaacctttaacactcaaagagccatttcgacccgtttctcacagaaaacactgggagccgcaaaatcttttggcatttaaaatgaagacaacactgcatatatcgcttttttacctctatgcccttgttaatcagtcatgattaattaattacaaagcctcaaattagatagattcattttttaattgtgtcctactgctaatatttatcttacttagttaatgtcatttttgctcctggacctcatatgttacgtaatgttagctggaaatcaatattttgcgaatgtctatttaacttgtaaaatctatttatctatttatcttaagctaataacttttctctggtaagtcgctgccctattttccaagaagatactcctctgactctctgacctgctgcctggatgctggacatGACATCCAGCTGTGCTCTCGCCAGTAACATCatattaacctgacatatcaaagagtagacACGGAGtaagacaattatccgtagcttaccttagtactcacgagtacccgacacaatgcaggactctgctgtgaaggtggagacgtGCGGCAGTGGTGTATTTGtgacaataagaaaaagaaagaaatttgaaggagcaaCGGCTAGGAATGGTGGcccgccgctgctgaatgaatgtagagcaaacactgggatctgAAGATCagcaggactccaaatgaatacccgCAGGCCGGtgagtgtcggagattgacgactgggacgcatattttgacagacaaaatattaagacgttttattttgatgttacaagatcaccataatcttcaaatttagaattaaatttaaaaaaatcaacaatctaaaataaaagaaattttaattaaattgcctgctgattatttattttccaaagttacagggagccacaacagagggctccGGAGTcacgggttgccgacccctgggctcaatgacgtatatattgctctatatatacgtcattgccTGGGCTAGTCATAGAGTTTTCctatccatccaccaggtggcgctgcgaccgagagtgtattttggcctatggatgtgatcaggattggtctctgatcacacatgtaaagtttcaagcagATCGGGACCGTCGGTGCCTAATTAATGCAGTAAATGCATAAATTGGGGCATAAAATTGGGCAGTCGTGGAGCATTTTAGACAGGCACCTGTAACGACAGCAAGATACAAAACGAAGGGGTCCTGCAGGCGTCCCCGTTGCATAGAAACGAAAATCGTCGGTGATGTCGTGCG
This window of the Acanthochromis polyacanthus isolate Apoly-LR-REF ecotype Palm Island chromosome 8, KAUST_Apoly_ChrSc, whole genome shotgun sequence genome carries:
- the odf3b gene encoding outer dense fiber protein 3-B — protein: MVTTSQEPWVGTWRPHKPRGPIAALYSSPGPKYALPGLTGSATHDPTHYKAPMFSFGIRPKGSATNCSPGPSYLIPSNITRQGTEGTPAFSLRSRPKEPELSKAPGPGHYSPERSGKSIFSSAPAYSLSGRSKEFYNKQTPGPATYNLPPILGHKSGTTSSAPSYSLYGRSKTGSFHEDLKKTPGPASYKVVDPSIYSQKPPGYSMTGRNFVPGEGSKKPGPGAHYPEKVTITRTKAPSFSFGVHHSQYITPLIVNVDN